In Streptantibioticus cattleyicolor NRRL 8057 = DSM 46488, a genomic segment contains:
- a CDS encoding nuclear transport factor 2 family protein has product MPTVQNHAELTLATVEDLARRWYRALDRHDPLEEVVPFLVRDGLVMRFPEGTVEGLAGFADWYETVTHRFFDEAHEVRSVAVLPMGPAIAEVKVVVNWQASVWSPPAPQSRWLGFDAHQTWTVVLDGGSARIRGYTVDALEPMPGSAVL; this is encoded by the coding sequence ATGCCGACCGTGCAGAACCACGCGGAACTCACCCTGGCCACGGTGGAGGACCTGGCCCGCCGGTGGTACCGGGCGCTCGACCGGCACGACCCACTGGAGGAGGTGGTGCCGTTCCTGGTCCGCGACGGGCTGGTGATGCGCTTCCCCGAGGGCACTGTGGAGGGCCTGGCCGGCTTCGCCGACTGGTACGAGACGGTGACCCACCGGTTCTTCGACGAGGCGCACGAGGTGCGTTCGGTGGCCGTGCTGCCGATGGGCCCGGCGATCGCCGAGGTGAAGGTGGTGGTCAACTGGCAGGCCAGCGTGTGGTCGCCACCCGCCCCGCAGAGCCGGTGGCTCGGCTTCGACGCCCACCAGACCTGGACCGTGGTGCTCGACGGGGGCTCCGCGCGGATCCGCGGCTACACCGTGGACGCGCTGGAGCCGATGCCCGGCTCGGCCGTGCTGTGA
- a CDS encoding DJ-1/PfpI family protein, with protein sequence MGTVKPLKTGRLAGKRVGVLMESDFVEDEIDYYLRRFAEEGAEVRLLTRLWGQPRLTFTGHEHRRAVEVDGDLEALDYHELLQYSALVVPGGMVADRLRYSEDVDQASPALELLRRAFRIPNLVKAFCCHGLLLVSAAPELVRERPVACHNNLAADVRNMGAVYLNQDVVVDRDLVTVRTADHCHLLARTVIERLAELRKAAA encoded by the coding sequence ATGGGTACCGTCAAACCGCTCAAGACCGGACGACTGGCCGGCAAGCGCGTCGGCGTCCTCATGGAGAGCGACTTCGTGGAGGACGAGATCGACTACTACCTGCGGCGCTTCGCGGAGGAGGGCGCCGAGGTACGGCTGCTGACCCGGCTGTGGGGGCAGCCCCGGCTCACCTTCACCGGGCACGAACACCGGCGCGCCGTCGAGGTCGACGGTGACCTGGAGGCGCTGGACTACCACGAACTGCTCCAGTACTCCGCGCTGGTGGTGCCCGGCGGGATGGTGGCGGACCGGCTGCGGTACAGCGAGGACGTCGACCAGGCGTCGCCGGCGCTGGAGCTGCTCCGACGGGCGTTCCGCATCCCCAACCTGGTCAAGGCGTTCTGCTGCCACGGGCTGCTGCTGGTCTCGGCCGCCCCGGAGCTGGTCCGGGAGCGCCCGGTCGCCTGCCACAACAACCTCGCCGCCGACGTGCGCAACATGGGCGCGGTCTACCTCAACCAGGACGTGGTGGTCGACCGCGACCTGGTCACCGTGCGCACCGCGGACCACTGCCACCTGCTGGCCCGTACCGTCATCGAGCGCCTGGCCGAACTGCGGAAGGCAGCCGCGTGA
- the treS gene encoding maltose alpha-D-glucosyltransferase, whose amino-acid sequence MAAPLPGGLPRTTTALAPAPEWFKRAVFYEVLVRAFHDSDGDGIGDLGGLTAKLDYLRWLGVDCLWLPPFFASPLRDGGYDVSDHRAIHPDTGTVEDFAELLRAAHRHGMRVIIDFVMNHTSDQHPWFQASRTDPDGPYGDYYVWADDDTRYRDARVIFVDTETSNWTFDPVRKQYFWHRFFSHQPDLNYDNPAVQEEILAALRFWLDLGVDGFRLDAVPYLYAEEGTTCENLPRTHEFLKRVRRLVDTEYPGRVLLAEANQWPEDVVDYFGDYSVGGDECHMAFHFPVMPRIFMAVRRENHHPVSEILAKTPPIPSGCQWGIFLRNHDELTLEMVTDEERDYMYDQYVKDPRMRANIGIRRRLAPLLDNDRDQIELVNALLLSLPGSPILYYGDEIGMGDNIWLGDRDAVRTPMQWTPDRNAGFSSANPARLYLPAITDPVHGYQAVNVEAQMAGPSSLLHWTRRMLGLRRRHPAFGLGDFEEVPSSNPAVFAYRRRHVAEDGTRSTVLCVNNFSRHPQPAELSLGAYLGTTPVEITGDVPFPPVVTDAYRLSLKGHGFYWFALLPSEDVL is encoded by the coding sequence GTGGCCGCGCCGCTCCCCGGCGGCCTGCCCCGTACCACCACCGCCCTCGCCCCGGCACCCGAGTGGTTCAAACGGGCCGTCTTCTACGAGGTCCTGGTGCGGGCCTTCCACGACAGCGACGGCGACGGCATCGGCGATCTGGGCGGTCTCACCGCCAAGCTGGACTACCTGCGCTGGCTCGGGGTGGACTGCCTGTGGCTGCCGCCCTTCTTCGCCTCCCCGTTGCGTGACGGCGGCTACGACGTCTCCGACCACCGCGCGATCCACCCCGACACCGGCACCGTCGAGGACTTCGCCGAACTGCTGCGCGCCGCCCACCGGCACGGCATGCGCGTGATCATCGACTTCGTGATGAACCACACCAGCGACCAGCACCCGTGGTTCCAGGCCTCCCGCACCGACCCCGACGGCCCCTACGGCGACTACTACGTCTGGGCCGACGACGACACCAGGTACCGCGACGCCCGCGTCATCTTCGTCGACACCGAGACCTCCAACTGGACCTTCGACCCGGTGCGCAAGCAGTACTTCTGGCACCGGTTCTTCTCCCACCAGCCCGACCTCAACTACGACAACCCGGCGGTGCAGGAGGAGATCCTGGCCGCGCTGCGGTTCTGGCTCGACCTCGGGGTGGACGGCTTCCGGCTGGACGCGGTGCCCTACCTGTACGCCGAGGAGGGCACCACCTGCGAGAACCTGCCGCGCACCCACGAGTTCCTCAAGCGGGTGCGCCGCCTGGTGGACACCGAGTACCCCGGCCGGGTGCTGCTGGCCGAGGCCAACCAGTGGCCGGAGGACGTGGTCGACTACTTCGGCGACTACTCGGTCGGCGGCGACGAATGCCACATGGCCTTCCACTTCCCCGTCATGCCGCGCATCTTCATGGCGGTGCGCCGCGAGAACCACCACCCGGTCTCCGAGATCCTCGCCAAGACGCCGCCGATCCCTTCCGGCTGCCAGTGGGGCATCTTCCTGCGCAACCACGACGAGCTGACGCTGGAGATGGTCACCGACGAGGAACGCGACTACATGTACGACCAGTACGTCAAGGACCCCCGGATGCGCGCCAACATCGGCATCCGCCGCCGCCTCGCCCCGCTGCTGGACAACGACCGCGACCAGATCGAACTCGTCAACGCCCTGCTGCTGTCGCTGCCCGGCTCGCCCATCCTGTACTACGGCGACGAGATCGGCATGGGCGACAACATCTGGCTCGGCGACCGGGACGCGGTACGCACCCCCATGCAGTGGACCCCCGACCGCAACGCCGGCTTCTCCTCGGCCAACCCGGCCCGCCTCTACCTGCCCGCCATCACCGATCCGGTCCACGGCTACCAGGCGGTCAACGTCGAGGCGCAGATGGCCGGGCCCAGCTCGCTGCTGCACTGGACGCGCCGGATGCTCGGGCTGCGCCGGCGCCATCCGGCGTTCGGACTCGGCGACTTCGAGGAGGTGCCCTCCTCCAACCCGGCGGTCTTCGCCTACCGCCGCCGCCACGTCGCCGAGGACGGCACCCGCTCCACGGTGCTGTGCGTCAACAACTTCTCCCGCCATCCGCAGCCCGCCGAACTCTCGCTCGGCGCCTACCTGGGGACCACCCCGGTGGAGATCACCGGTGACGTGCCGTTCCCCCCGGTGGTCACCGACGCCTACCGGCTCAGCCTCAAGGGCCACGGGTTCTACTGGTTCGCGCTGCTGCCGTCGGAGGACGTGCTGTGA
- a CDS encoding acyltransferase family protein, with protein sequence MTATTASDTVGRPGPGRLPSLTGMRFVAAALVFAFHATYENAFRDHAAGAAFSWLAGKAGWVGVSYFFVLSGFLLTWSARRDDPARRFWRRRFFRIYPTHLLTFLAALALLAWAGLPAPGAVRNLLLVQSWTPDVNVILSVDPVSWSLSCEALFYLAFPLLFRLVARVRPERLWWWAGALVAAVCCVPAVAGALLPGQPHMSWLAVSEQRYWFVFAFPPVRALEFVLGMVMARIVRAGRWSGPGLLPAGAALVAGYAVALYAPFEYGMVAVTLVPVTWLISAAAVADVRGTRSPFRHRAMVRLGEVSFAFYLVHRLVQRYGHIALGERRAWSAPAAVGMVLLSAVVSLLLAWLVHVGYERPVLRRFGSPARPPEPTGARPAALPGPSRVPAGRDAWHTSTSARREESP encoded by the coding sequence ATGACCGCGACCACCGCATCCGACACCGTCGGCCGGCCCGGTCCCGGCCGCCTGCCGTCGCTGACCGGCATGCGGTTCGTCGCCGCCGCGCTGGTCTTCGCCTTCCACGCCACCTACGAGAACGCCTTCCGCGACCACGCGGCCGGTGCCGCCTTCTCCTGGCTCGCCGGCAAGGCCGGGTGGGTCGGTGTCTCGTACTTCTTCGTGCTCAGCGGCTTCCTGCTGACCTGGTCCGCCCGCCGGGACGACCCCGCGCGCCGCTTCTGGCGCCGGCGGTTCTTCCGCATCTACCCCACCCATCTGCTCACCTTCCTGGCCGCCCTCGCCCTGCTGGCCTGGGCCGGGCTGCCCGCCCCGGGCGCGGTGCGCAACCTGCTGCTGGTGCAGAGCTGGACCCCGGACGTGAACGTGATCCTCAGCGTCGACCCGGTGAGCTGGTCGCTCAGTTGCGAGGCCCTGTTCTACCTGGCGTTCCCGCTGCTGTTCCGGCTGGTCGCGCGGGTCCGCCCGGAGCGGTTGTGGTGGTGGGCGGGCGCCCTGGTGGCGGCGGTGTGCTGCGTACCGGCGGTGGCCGGCGCGCTGCTGCCGGGGCAGCCGCACATGTCGTGGCTGGCCGTCTCCGAGCAGCGGTACTGGTTCGTCTTCGCCTTCCCGCCGGTACGGGCGCTGGAGTTCGTGCTGGGCATGGTGATGGCCCGCATCGTGCGCGCCGGACGCTGGAGCGGCCCGGGGCTGCTGCCGGCCGGCGCCGCCCTGGTGGCCGGCTACGCCGTCGCGCTGTACGCGCCGTTCGAGTACGGCATGGTGGCCGTCACCCTGGTCCCCGTCACCTGGCTGATCAGCGCCGCCGCGGTGGCCGACGTACGGGGGACGCGGTCGCCGTTCCGCCATCGGGCGATGGTGAGGCTGGGCGAGGTGTCGTTCGCGTTCTACCTGGTCCACCGGCTCGTGCAGCGCTACGGGCACATCGCGCTGGGGGAGCGGCGGGCGTGGTCCGCCCCGGCCGCCGTCGGCATGGTGCTGCTCAGCGCCGTGGTGTCGCTGCTGCTGGCCTGGCTGGTGCACGTGGGCTACGAACGCCCCGTGCTGCGCCGTTTCGGCTCCCCGGCCCGGCCCCCCGAACCCACCGGGGCGCGCCCCGCCGCGCTCCCCGGCCCCTCGCGCGTCCCGGCCGGCCGGGACGCGTGGCACACGTCAACCTCCGCTCGTCGTGAGGAGAGTCCGTGA
- a CDS encoding DsbA family oxidoreductase has translation MTVTIDVWFDYICPFSLITRRVLQEALPRQDVVLEWHPFEVNPDCAVEVGEYPRGIWEAEVRPLAERVGVELPSPPGTPLRRSRMAFLGYQFALDHGVGTAYTERVSTAYFHEWADISDPVELTRLAAEVGLDPRAYRAAILSERYTRRHLDAVAEARGRHGVTMVPTVAIGPWRREGVPGKEELLRAVERAAATAPTPTTPLESVPTTVATLARVA, from the coding sequence GTGACCGTCACCATCGACGTCTGGTTCGACTACATCTGTCCGTTCAGCCTCATCACCCGCCGGGTGCTCCAGGAGGCGCTGCCCCGCCAGGACGTCGTCCTGGAGTGGCATCCGTTCGAGGTCAACCCCGACTGCGCCGTGGAGGTGGGGGAGTACCCGCGCGGCATCTGGGAGGCGGAGGTCAGGCCGCTGGCCGAGCGGGTCGGCGTGGAGTTGCCGAGCCCGCCCGGAACCCCGTTGCGGCGCAGCCGGATGGCGTTCCTGGGCTACCAGTTCGCGCTCGACCACGGCGTGGGCACCGCCTACACCGAGCGGGTCTCCACGGCGTACTTCCACGAGTGGGCGGACATCTCCGACCCGGTGGAGCTGACCCGGCTCGCCGCCGAGGTGGGGCTCGACCCGAGGGCGTACCGGGCGGCCATCCTCTCCGAGCGGTACACCCGCCGCCACCTCGACGCGGTCGCCGAGGCTCGCGGACGGCACGGGGTCACCATGGTGCCCACCGTGGCGATCGGCCCCTGGCGCCGTGAAGGGGTGCCCGGCAAGGAGGAGTTGCTGCGTGCCGTGGAGCGCGCCGCGGCCACCGCGCCCACCCCGACCACCCCGCTGGAGAGCGTGCCGACCACCGTCGCCACCCTCGCCCGCGTCGCGTGA
- a CDS encoding acyltransferase family protein codes for MTPADPRTARLPSLTGLRFVAAALVFVFHASFEHFFGDPGAQHGFSALVAKAGWLGVSFFFVLSGFVLAWSAAPGDTARAFWRRRCAKVYPGHLLTAVAAFALLAATGGVFTVGQAVTNLLLIQSWFPQVTMFGSGNPVTWSLSCEVLFYLAFPLLWRGIRRIRPERLWWWAAAMVAVVALLPLVAEALPARPLVSMPDGTSPQWRFWLVYVLPAARLPEFVLGAVLARTVRARRWSPVGPLPATALLVLCYWGATRAPYLYSLTAVTIVPLALLIPAVARADVTGRAGVLGRPPLVRLGELSFALYLVHRLVLMYGHRLLGAGRTWSTPAAVGLVLAFLAVSLLAAWVLYGVVERPATRRWGRRRPVPVTPARDPAPVR; via the coding sequence ATGACACCTGCCGATCCCCGTACCGCCAGACTGCCTTCACTGACCGGACTGCGGTTCGTCGCGGCAGCCCTGGTCTTCGTCTTCCACGCCTCCTTCGAGCACTTCTTCGGCGACCCCGGGGCGCAGCACGGGTTCTCCGCGCTGGTGGCCAAGGCCGGCTGGCTCGGGGTGTCGTTCTTCTTCGTCCTCAGCGGCTTCGTGCTGGCCTGGTCGGCGGCGCCCGGCGACACCGCCCGGGCGTTCTGGCGGCGGCGGTGCGCCAAGGTCTACCCCGGCCATCTGCTCACCGCCGTCGCCGCGTTCGCGCTGCTGGCCGCCACCGGTGGTGTCTTCACCGTCGGCCAGGCCGTCACCAACCTGCTGCTGATCCAGTCCTGGTTCCCGCAGGTGACCATGTTCGGCAGCGGCAACCCCGTCACCTGGTCGCTCTCCTGCGAGGTGCTGTTCTACCTGGCGTTCCCGCTGCTGTGGCGCGGCATCCGCCGGATCCGCCCCGAACGGCTGTGGTGGTGGGCCGCGGCGATGGTGGCCGTGGTCGCCCTGCTGCCGCTGGTCGCCGAGGCGCTGCCGGCCCGTCCGCTGGTCTCCATGCCGGACGGCACCAGCCCGCAGTGGCGGTTCTGGCTGGTGTACGTGCTCCCGGCGGCCCGGCTACCGGAGTTCGTGCTCGGCGCGGTGCTCGCCCGGACGGTGCGGGCCCGCCGGTGGTCCCCGGTCGGCCCGCTGCCCGCCACCGCCCTGCTGGTGCTCTGCTACTGGGGGGCCACCCGGGCGCCCTACCTGTACAGCCTCACCGCGGTCACCATCGTGCCGCTCGCCCTGCTGATCCCCGCGGTGGCCCGGGCGGATGTGACCGGACGCGCCGGGGTGCTCGGCCGGCCGCCGCTCGTCCGCCTCGGCGAGCTGTCGTTCGCCCTGTACCTGGTCCACCGGCTGGTGCTGATGTACGGTCACCGGCTGCTCGGCGCCGGACGCACCTGGTCCACCCCGGCCGCCGTGGGGCTGGTGCTCGCCTTCCTCGCGGTGAGCCTGCTGGCGGCCTGGGTGCTGTACGGCGTCGTGGAACGCCCGGCGACCAGACGCTGGGGGCGGCGGCGTCCGGTGCCCGTCACACCGGCGCGCGATCCGGCGCCGGTGCGCTGA
- a CDS encoding thiamine pyrophosphate-binding protein, giving the protein MSARPGKAALFEQLAADGITHMFGNPGTVEQGFLDLADGSATRYVLTLHESVAVAMADGYARAGARPGLVQLHSGVGLGNAIGMLYQARRGGSPLVALAGEAGVRYDAMDAQMAADLVAMAEPVTKYATRVVHPASLLRVVRRAVKIAMTPPRGPVLVVLPADVLDQETEEPAVAAGVPSTRVVPEPDAIEWAADALLAGDRPLVLMGDGVAVSGAQRQLTEVAELLGAPVWGVNSSEVNFDTTHPLFAGNLGHMFGADSARVVADADPVLIVGTYVFPEVFPELAAPFRPGARIVHIDADAYEIGKNFPVGVGLAADPAPTLAALAGRLRARGREPRRGTRTPPENGTRTPPRADGQAAPRTMTDRFAAELAAQAPPGLAVFDEALTCSPALTRWLPPRVPGTYFQTRGGSLGVGIPGALGVKLARPELTVVGFTGDGGSMYTIQALWTAARYAIDAKFVVCDNGRYRLLDHNIERYWRDRAIEPHAYPDAFDLSRPRIRFTELAGSLGVPAVRVAEPEQVADAVRAMLGHRGPFLVDLVTD; this is encoded by the coding sequence ATGTCCGCCAGACCAGGCAAGGCCGCGCTCTTCGAGCAGTTGGCCGCCGACGGCATCACCCATATGTTCGGCAACCCCGGCACGGTCGAGCAGGGCTTCCTCGACCTGGCCGACGGCAGTGCCACGCGCTATGTGCTGACGCTCCACGAGAGCGTGGCGGTGGCCATGGCGGACGGCTACGCCCGCGCGGGCGCCCGGCCCGGCCTGGTGCAGTTGCACAGCGGGGTGGGGCTCGGCAACGCGATCGGGATGCTGTACCAGGCGCGGCGCGGTGGTTCGCCGCTGGTGGCGCTCGCCGGCGAGGCCGGGGTGCGGTACGACGCGATGGACGCGCAGATGGCCGCGGACCTGGTGGCGATGGCCGAGCCGGTGACCAAGTACGCGACCCGGGTGGTGCATCCCGCGTCGCTGCTGCGGGTGGTGCGCCGGGCGGTGAAGATCGCCATGACGCCGCCGCGCGGACCGGTGCTGGTGGTGCTCCCGGCCGACGTGCTCGACCAGGAGACCGAGGAGCCCGCGGTGGCCGCCGGTGTGCCGTCGACCCGGGTGGTGCCGGAGCCGGACGCGATCGAGTGGGCCGCCGACGCCCTGCTCGCCGGGGACCGGCCACTGGTGCTGATGGGCGACGGGGTCGCGGTCAGCGGCGCGCAGCGGCAACTCACCGAGGTGGCCGAGTTGTTGGGGGCGCCGGTGTGGGGGGTCAACTCCTCCGAGGTGAACTTCGACACCACGCATCCGCTCTTCGCCGGCAACCTCGGCCACATGTTCGGCGCGGACAGCGCCCGGGTGGTCGCCGACGCCGACCCGGTGCTGATCGTCGGGACGTATGTCTTCCCCGAGGTCTTCCCCGAGCTGGCCGCCCCGTTCCGGCCGGGCGCGCGGATCGTGCACATCGACGCGGACGCCTACGAGATCGGCAAGAACTTCCCCGTCGGCGTCGGCCTCGCCGCCGACCCGGCGCCCACCCTGGCCGCGCTCGCCGGACGGCTGCGGGCCCGCGGACGCGAACCCCGCCGCGGCACCCGGACACCGCCGGAGAACGGCACCCGGACACCGCCGCGGGCCGACGGCCAGGCGGCGCCGCGGACCATGACGGACCGCTTCGCCGCGGAGCTGGCGGCGCAGGCACCGCCCGGGCTGGCCGTCTTCGACGAGGCGCTGACCTGCTCGCCCGCGCTGACCCGGTGGCTGCCGCCGCGGGTGCCGGGCACCTACTTCCAGACCCGCGGCGGTTCCCTCGGAGTGGGCATCCCGGGGGCGCTGGGGGTCAAGCTGGCCCGGCCGGAGCTGACCGTGGTCGGCTTCACCGGCGACGGCGGCAGCATGTACACCATCCAGGCGCTGTGGACGGCGGCCCGGTACGCCATCGACGCCAAGTTCGTCGTCTGCGACAACGGCCGTTACCGGCTGCTGGACCACAACATCGAGCGCTACTGGCGGGACCGGGCGATCGAGCCGCACGCCTACCCGGACGCCTTCGACCTGTCCCGGCCGCGGATCCGCTTCACCGAGTTGGCCGGCTCGCTCGGGGTGCCGGCCGTCCGGGTGGCGGAGCCGGAGCAGGTGGCGGACGCGGTGCGCGCCATGCTCGGCCACCGCGGTCCGTTCCTGGTGGACCTGGTGACCGACTGA
- a CDS encoding type 1 glutamine amidotransferase domain-containing protein produces the protein MSKRILVVLSEYGYWGEELVGPLEAFDARDYRTTFITPNGKRAHALPPSLDSEYLDPPLGRSVTSRDMARRARALDDSSRLDNPLSLAEMVPERPYYSALNHLRELEEYHRGLAGATGELLSAFDALMIVGGSGPIVDLANNERLHELVLAFAAAGRPILAECYGVATLAFARDWESRRSLLWGKHVTGHPKEYDYKDGTGFLGVDFNMGPPPYPLEYILRDATGPDGRFHGNVGKETSVVVDFPFVTARSTPDSTLAGELLIEVLENGLTRYGW, from the coding sequence GTGTCCAAACGCATCCTGGTGGTGCTTTCCGAGTACGGCTACTGGGGGGAGGAACTCGTCGGTCCGCTGGAGGCGTTCGACGCCCGCGACTACCGCACCACGTTCATCACCCCCAACGGCAAGCGGGCGCACGCGCTGCCGCCGAGCCTGGACTCCGAGTACCTCGACCCGCCGCTGGGCCGTTCGGTCACCAGTCGGGACATGGCCCGGCGCGCGCGGGCCCTGGACGACTCCAGCCGGCTGGACAACCCGCTCAGCCTCGCCGAGATGGTCCCCGAGCGGCCCTACTACAGCGCGCTCAACCACCTCCGTGAGCTGGAGGAGTACCACCGCGGGCTCGCCGGGGCCACCGGCGAACTCCTCTCCGCCTTCGACGCGTTGATGATCGTCGGCGGCAGCGGTCCCATCGTTGACCTGGCCAACAACGAGCGCCTGCACGAACTGGTGCTCGCCTTCGCCGCGGCGGGGCGGCCGATCCTCGCCGAGTGCTACGGCGTGGCGACGCTCGCCTTCGCCCGGGACTGGGAGAGCCGGCGCAGCCTGTTGTGGGGCAAGCACGTCACCGGCCACCCCAAGGAGTACGACTACAAGGACGGCACCGGCTTCCTCGGCGTGGACTTCAACATGGGTCCGCCGCCGTACCCGCTGGAGTACATCCTGCGGGACGCCACCGGGCCGGACGGCCGCTTCCACGGCAACGTCGGCAAGGAGACCTCGGTCGTCGTCGACTTCCCGTTCGTCACGGCCCGTTCCACCCCGGACTCCACGCTCGCCGGCGAGTTGCTGATCGAGGTGCTGGAGAACGGGCTGACCCGCTACGGGTGGTAG
- a CDS encoding AGE family epimerase/isomerase, protein MNAHLSWSFSDSAAGYVLSRQGSRVQIKTLDDRELTLHLSESTSAELLRNLGEPYRDVTERIDEYLVHGALVFSYGPVYPDPEGLYFQVSKLLFVGDGEVPYPFDRKGWWVRQIERLGRFYRRSQFGDGPVDFTDYRTRVNTAGHKTDEHVQETDTISRMVYGMASAYMLTGEEDFLEVAERGSRYLHDHMRFHDEAEDIVYWYHGIELERLRERKLFASEFGDDYQAIPAYEQIYALVGLAQTYRVTGDPVIAKDIEDTVRLFQKFFHDPRLGGYYSHIDPVTLSPHHDGLGPNRARKNWNALGDHAPAYLINLYLATGEERHLRMLEHIFDMIVTHMPDRSPGGSPFVNERFQGDWTPDHTWGWQQNRAVVGHNLKIAWNLMRMNAVLPKREYLAVARELARTMPAVGRDPQRGGWYDTVQRKAVNGRHAFAWHDRKTWWQQEQAILAYLILAGHTGDHDYLRHAREASAFYNAFFLDHDEGAVHFTVLAQGLPYLIGNERLKGSHAMAMYHKAELCYLAEVYTQLLVNGEPIELWFKPRTDAEFPGRLLRVAPDILPRGRVVLDRVLIDGAPSTDFDAEAMTVALPVSSERQTVRVRLRPADG, encoded by the coding sequence GTGAACGCCCACCTCAGCTGGTCCTTCTCCGACAGCGCGGCCGGCTACGTACTCTCCCGGCAGGGCAGCCGGGTGCAGATCAAGACGCTGGACGACCGGGAACTCACCCTCCATCTGTCCGAGTCCACCTCGGCCGAGCTGCTGCGCAACCTCGGCGAGCCCTACCGGGACGTCACCGAGCGCATCGACGAGTACCTGGTGCACGGCGCCCTGGTCTTCTCCTACGGGCCGGTCTACCCCGATCCGGAAGGGCTGTACTTCCAGGTGTCCAAGCTGCTGTTCGTCGGGGACGGCGAGGTGCCGTACCCGTTCGACCGCAAGGGCTGGTGGGTGCGGCAGATCGAGCGGCTGGGGCGGTTCTACCGCCGCTCGCAGTTCGGTGACGGCCCGGTGGACTTCACCGATTACCGCACCCGGGTCAACACCGCCGGCCACAAGACCGACGAGCACGTGCAGGAGACCGACACCATCTCCCGGATGGTGTACGGCATGGCCAGCGCCTACATGCTCACCGGCGAGGAGGACTTCCTGGAGGTAGCCGAGCGCGGCTCGCGCTACCTCCACGACCACATGCGCTTCCACGACGAGGCCGAGGACATCGTCTACTGGTATCACGGCATCGAGCTGGAGCGGCTGCGCGAACGCAAGCTGTTCGCCTCGGAGTTCGGCGACGACTACCAGGCGATCCCGGCCTACGAGCAGATCTACGCGCTGGTCGGGCTCGCCCAGACCTACCGGGTCACCGGCGACCCGGTGATCGCCAAGGACATCGAGGACACCGTCCGGCTGTTCCAGAAGTTCTTCCACGACCCGCGGCTGGGCGGCTACTACTCGCACATCGACCCGGTGACGCTCAGCCCGCACCACGACGGCCTCGGCCCCAACCGGGCTCGCAAGAACTGGAACGCGCTCGGCGACCACGCCCCGGCGTATCTGATCAACCTCTACCTCGCCACCGGCGAGGAGCGCCATCTGCGCATGCTGGAACACATCTTCGACATGATCGTCACCCACATGCCGGACCGCTCGCCGGGCGGCAGCCCGTTCGTCAACGAGCGCTTCCAGGGTGACTGGACGCCCGACCACACCTGGGGCTGGCAGCAGAACCGGGCGGTGGTCGGCCACAACCTGAAGATCGCCTGGAACCTGATGCGGATGAACGCCGTGCTCCCCAAGCGCGAATACCTCGCGGTGGCCCGGGAACTGGCCCGCACCATGCCCGCGGTGGGCCGTGACCCGCAGCGCGGCGGCTGGTACGACACCGTGCAGCGCAAGGCGGTCAACGGCCGGCACGCCTTCGCCTGGCACGACCGCAAGACCTGGTGGCAGCAGGAGCAGGCGATCCTGGCCTACCTGATCCTCGCCGGCCACACCGGTGACCACGACTACCTGCGCCACGCCCGGGAGGCGTCCGCCTTCTACAACGCCTTCTTCCTCGACCACGACGAAGGCGCCGTGCACTTCACCGTGCTCGCCCAGGGGCTGCCCTACCTGATCGGCAACGAACGGCTCAAGGGCAGCCACGCGATGGCCATGTACCACAAGGCCGAACTGTGCTATCTCGCCGAGGTCTACACGCAGTTGCTGGTCAACGGCGAGCCGATCGAGCTGTGGTTCAAGCCGCGTACCGACGCCGAGTTCCCCGGTCGGCTGCTGCGGGTGGCCCCCGACATCCTGCCGCGCGGCCGGGTGGTGCTCGACCGGGTGCTGATCGACGGCGCCCCCAGCACCGACTTCGACGCCGAGGCGATGACGGTCGCGCTGCCGGTCAGCTCCGAGCGGCAGACGGTACGGGTCCGGCTGCGGCCGGCCGACGGCTGA